One Euphorbia lathyris chromosome 1, ddEupLath1.1, whole genome shotgun sequence DNA segment encodes these proteins:
- the LOC136230514 gene encoding 11-beta-hydroxysteroid dehydrogenase A-like: MDLIHTFLNLVAPPITLFSLAHFLSPYNRFKSFLSLFHSIFIEDVSFKVVLITGASSGIGEHLAYEYARKGACLALVARREKSLREVAYVAQELGSPDVLVILADVQNPNDCSRIIQETISHFGRLDHLVNNAGIGLISLFEEATDVTNLRTIMDTNFWGSVYTSYYAVPYLRESRGKMVAVASSALPLPRMSVYNASKAAMMIFFETLRVELGSNVHVLIAIPGFVESEMSKCKVQLPDGRMDVDQDLRDVELSIVPVVTASECAKSIVRSACRGDKYLIEPQWFSSFMTWKAFAPDIVEWCYRVFYLSGPDEPAIEAPSKTLLDLSNPTT; this comes from the exons ATGGATCTCATTCATACTTTCCTCAATTTAGTGGCCCCTCCCATCACCCTCTTCTCCCTTGCCCATTTCTTGTCTCCTTATAATCGTTTCAAGTCTTTTCTCTCGCTTTTCCACTCCATTTTCATCGAAGATGTTTCATTCAAAGTTGTCCTTATCACTGGTGCATCTTCTGGTATAGGAGAG CATCTTGCATATGAATATGCAAGAAAGGGCGCATGTTTAGCCCTTGTAGCACGCAGAGAGAAATCACTAAGAGAAGTTGCTTATGTAGCACAAGAATTGGGCTCTCCTGATGTCCTCGTTATCCTTGCTGATGTTCAAAACCCTAATGATTGCAGTCGAATCATTCAGGAAACCATTTCTCATTTTGGCAGAT TGGATCATCTTGTTAATAATGCTGGGATTGGTTTAATCTCCTTGTTCGAAGAAGCAACTGATGTCACCAATTTAAGGACTATAATG GATACAAATTTTTGGGGATCAGTTTATACAAGCTATTATGCAGTTCCATATCTACGAGAGAGCAGAGGAAAGATGGTAGCAGTTGCTTCCTCTGCCTTGCCGTTGCCAAGAATGAGTGTCTACAAT GCAAGCAAAGCAGCGATGATGATATTTTTCGAGACATTAAGGGTGGAATTAGGGTCTAATGTTCATGTTTTAATAGCAATCCCTGGATTCGTTGAATCTGAAATGTCCAAATGCAAAGTTCAGTTACCAGACGGCAGAATGGATGTGGATCAAGACTTGAGAGAT GTTGAATTGAGTATTGTCCCAGTTGTAACAGCAAGTGAGTGTGCAAAATCtatagtaaggagtgcttgcaGGGGAGATAAGTACCTGATAGAGCCACAATGGTTCAGTAGCTTCATGACATGGAAGGCTTTTGCACCTGATATTGTGGAGTGGTGTTATCGGGTGTTTTATCTTTCTGGACCTGATGAGCCTGCCATTGAAGCTCCTAGCAAGACTCTTCTGGATCTCTCAAACCCCACAACTTAA